The window TTTTATTTTGTACACTCCGGAATATTTGTCCGGCTAATGTTTCATGGTAGAACTCTTCATCAAAATTAACAGCATGAGCAGGTTAAGGAAAATTCTTTGATCAGCGTTGCCTGATGGATGGGGTTTAATTCCTGAGGTATCTGGCTATCCCATCATACTACTCAAAACTTAGTGGCAGGCATGTCCGTTATAAAGGCATATTTTTTTTCCAGACCAAATTACCTAGGATAACTGCTGTCTTTCATTTAGGTAAAGAGTGTCAGTGCCGAAGGCGATGAGCCTTACCTTTGGTTAAGCAGTATCTGAATCCGTACCTATGTTCTATTCCAACAGAGTTTCTACCTACTGTTTACAAGTATTTTTGTGCTGTTTAATCCTGCTTTTTGGTGGATGCAATGATCAGCAGTTAAATCCTGAAGAGAAGTATGCAGTGAGAGGAAGAAAGGTGGAGATAGTGCTGAAAGATGGAAGTTATACGTTGATGCGCAATGGAGAACCTTATTTTATAAAGGGTGCCGGGGGATATGAGCATTACGATAAAATTAAAGCCCATGGAGGCAATTCTGTTCGTGTCTGGCATTCCGAAAATGCACAGCAGGTTTTGGATGAGGCACACAGGCATGGGCTAACGGTTACACTAGGACTTTGGATGAAACCTGAGAATGAGGGATTTAATTATTATGACAAAGAACTGGTAGCTCAGCAGTATGAGGAAATGCGCCAGGTGGTGTTGCGGTATAAAGATCATCCTGCCTTACTGATGTGGGGCTTAGGGAATGAACTCAACCTGGAGGCCTCTAATACCAAAGTGTGGGATGCTGTGAATGACATTGCAGAAATGATACATGAGGTTGATCCTGACCATCCTACCACCACCATGATTGTGGGAGTCAGAACAAAACTGATAAACCTGATTGTAAGAAAGTGTCCGGCAATAGATGTTATTTCAATCAATACCTTCGGGGCTTTGGTTAATATTCCCCGCAAGATTAGAGAGAGTGAATGGAAAGGTCCTTACGTTGTTTCCGAGTTTGGTGCCAGAGGGTACTGGGAAACATATGCCACCTGGTGGTACGCACCCCTTGAGCAAACCAGTTCAGAAAAAGCAATTTTCATAAAAGAACGCTATCGGAGGGTGATAAGCGCCGATACCAACCTGTGTCTGGGGGGCTATGTTTTTTACTGGGGATATAAATTTGAAGGTACTCCAACCTGGTACAGCATTTACACTCAGGGGGGCGAAGAGACAGTGATGGCAGAGGTGATGCGGGAGCTCTGGAATGGAGATTCAAAAAAAAATAAAGCACCCTATGTAGCATACCTTAAGATAAACGATACTTTCGCTAATGATAATATCTATCTTAAAATCGGAGAAACCTATGATGCAACTGTATATACCTTTGATCCGGATGGTGATACTTTGGATGTCAGATGGGAGGTGCTGCCTGAAACTTTTGATGAGCAGGGTGAAGAAATAAATGATAAAAAGCCGGCACCAATACCTGATTTGATCAGCAATGGTTCTGATAATAAAATCAGACTTTTAACACCTGCCCAACCAGGTCCTTATAGATTATATGCATACATATATGATAATCAGGGACATGTAGCTACAGCAAATGTCCCCTTTTATGTAAATGAAATAGGAGCCTATATGAAGCAGTAGTAACTATAACAGACTGTAATAACAGGTATTTTTTTGCTGTTTATGTTATGTGTAGCTGTAGCCATCCAGATCCAATATGCACAGATTTCGTTTGCCGGATAAGTTTATTTGTACTAAAACATTAGTATGAGGGTTCAGTTTTAAATATATATCTGCATACCCAAATGTACAGTTTAGCTGTAATCATATAATAAATAAGTTTTATGTTATAGGGTGCAGTTTAATTATGTTGCATTGAAATCGAAGCGGGCTTACTTAGATGTTTATCAAAACCTATTCTTTTTTCTGCTCGTAGTGTTATAAGGGCTTTTATTTTTTTGCGGGCTTACAAATAAACTTGAAGGCAATACTGGGATATTGGAAGCAAAAAATTCTTACTGAATGAATTACACAAAACGCGCAATGCGATCGTTATTGACTTTCAATAATCTCTATATAACAGATGTGACAGCGATAGATAAGCAAAAGAGAATCAAGACATATCAAAATATGCAGTTGAGTAGCACTGGCTTTTTAGAGAGATGATCCTTATAAAATAAATTTATCCTTAAATGTTCTGAATATAAAAAATGCTGATGGCCAGTCATATAATGTAGAGGAGATTTGATTACCCTAAATCGTTTGGCAATGTATTCAGGTATCATACAACGCCTGATACTAATATGTTTTTTTAACCTTGTACATAATAATGAAATTCAGAATTTTTCAGCTGCTGGGGCTTTTGCTCCTGTTTGCCTCCTGCTCCAGAAACCTGACTTATTTTAATGAACCCGATGAACCAGCTGCCCAGCAGGAACATGTAGAAGCAGTAACTAATACAAGTTCTCCCAGAATTCAGCCTGATGATATTTTAAGCATTAAAGTAAGCAGCCTTAGTCCTGAATCAAATACCTTATTCAACCAGGGTGTAATTTCACAAGGTGGCGGCGGAGTTTCTGGTGGCGGCGGCAGCAGCAGCCAGAGCGTAGATGGTTACCTGGTAGATTCTGCTGGCTATATCCGCTTTCCAATACTGAATAAGATAAAGCTGGGTGGGCTCACCAAAGAACAGGCTGTCCAGAAAATAGAAGAAGCCTTACTGGAGTATCTACGTGAACCGGTTGTTAATATTCGCTTTATGAACTACCGCTTTACTGTGATCGGAGAAGTTGGGAACCCTTCTACATTTACTGTACAGTCAGAGAAAGTTAATTTGCTTACAGCATTGGGCATGGCCGGTGACTTAACAATTTATGGTAAGCGGGAGAACGTACTGCTGATCCGTGAAGAGGGGGGCATAAGAACCATGACCCGGATTAACCTGAATAGTAGAAATTTATTGAACTCTCCTTATTTCTACCTGCAGCAGAATGATGTGATTTATGTTGAAGCGGTAAAAGCAAGGGGATATGCTGCCAATAACTTCAGGGCCAATCTTCCATTTGTACTAAGCCTGATATCTACGGTTACGATATTGTTTTGGCGAATTTCCAGATAAACCAGTTAAAAATGACAGATCAGGATAACCTTCTGCTTGAAGATTCCGAGCAAATAAATTTTAAAGAAATAATTCTTAAGTACCTAAGATACTGGTACCTGTTTCTGCTGGGAACCATTATTTGTTTTGGCCTGGCTTACCTTTACCTGCGGTACACTACACCACAATATCTAATTACTACCAGCATCCTGATCAAAAGCGATCAGCAATCAGGAGGACTCACCGAAAGTGCAGTTTTTAATGATATACCAGGTTTTAAATCGCATACCAATATAGATAACGAAATCAGGCTGCTCAAGTCACAGAGCCTGATGCACCGGGTGTTTAATGAGCTGGATCTGGATGTAACCTACTATGGAGATGGGAGAATAAAAGACCCGGAGCTGTATGGAAATAAACTGCCCTTCAGAGTAGTTACAAATAAACTGGACTCCCTTGCGTATGGTAAGGTGATCAAGGTTCATCTTAAAGGAAACAATTCTTATGATATAGAATACAATGAAAAAATCAGTTCCCATAAATTTGGTCAGCGTGTAAACGTAGGATTTGGAGAATTTACCATTGTTTCTGATTCCAGGCTGATTAGGAACGGCATGACGGTAAGGGTTCATTTTAACAATATTCAGCGTTTAGCGAGCAATTACAGCGACAGGTTAGTAGTAGAAAAAGATAAACTAGCCTGGAGCAGTGCCCTTATCTTAAGCCTGGTAGATCCGGTTCCTGAAAAGGGCAAAGACATACTGAACAAATTAATTGAAGTCTACAACAAAGAGGCGGTAGAAGATAAAAATGTAATTGCTGCCAATACCATTGAATTTATCAATGAACGCTTACAGTTTCTAACAGAAGAACTTACCGATGTAGAGAAGGATGTAGAAGAATACAAACGCGAGCGCAGGTTAACAAATGTTGGAACTGAAGCCCAGCTTTACCTGCAGGGCAGAACAGGTTACGACCAGCAACTGTCGGAATATGAACTGCAGCTGGAAATTCTGAATTCTATTGAAGATTATTTACGTAGAGAGGGTAATGAAGTAGGTATAGTGCCCAGCACATTGAGTATAACCGACCATACATTGAACAGGCTGATAGAAAGGTATAATGAACTGCAACTGGAACGGCAGCGCCTGCTGCTCACTAATAAGCCTAACAACCCGCTGGTCATGAATCTGTCGGAGCAGCTTACTGACCTAAGGCAGAATATTCTGGAAAATTTAAGCAACATTAGGCAAAGTATGGAAATTACCAGGAACAACCTGCAGAGCAATTATGCGCAGTTCGAGTCTAAAATCGAGCAGGTTCCTGGCATGGAGCGCGAAATACAGGCCATCAGCAGGCAACAGGGCATTAAGGAGGGGCTATACCTTTACCTGCTGCAAAAGCGCGAAGAATCTGCACTTTCACTAGCGGCAACTGTATCTAACTCCCGGATTATTGATCCTGCAAGCGCCGGTTCTGTTCCGGTATCGCCTGAGAGCACAACTTTTTATCTTTATGCACTTGTATTTGGTATAGGTATGCCTTTTGCTTTTCTTTTTATAAGAGACATGCTCAACAATAAAGTGCAGGAACAAAAAGATGTAGAAAGAGCTACATCAACACCAATTTTAGGAGAAATAGCCCATAAGCGTACCGGCGAAAATCTGGTGGTAACACACGACAGTAGAAGTCCTGTAGCGGAGTTGTTCAGGCTGATCAGGGCAAACCTGCAGTTTGCCAATGCCGGGAGATCTAATAAAGTAATGCTGGTAACCTCCAGCACAAGCGGTGAGGGAAAAACTTTTTTCAGCATTAACCTGGGGGCCAGCCTTGCACTTTCGGGGAAGCGCGTTGTTGTAATTGATTTCGATTTAAGAAAACCAAGCCTGCTGCACAACCTGGGGATGACCAATGATTTTGGCATCACCAATTACCTGGTAACAGAAAACACTCCTATAAAAGAGTTGATTAAACCCACAAAAGTATCTAATAATCTTTATGTGGTAGGGGCTGGCCCCATACCGCCAAACCCGGCAGAATTAATGCTGCTGCCAAAAATCGGAGGCTTGATTGATGGGCTCCGGCAGCAATTTGACTATGTGATTATTGATACTTCTCCAGTAGGACAGGTAGCCGATGCGCTTTCCCTTGCGCCATACATCGATCTAAGTCTATACCTGGTCAGATATCAATTTACTGAAAAGGAACAGGTAAAGATTGTAAATGATATCTATAGAAAGAAAAAGCTTAACCATACCATGATTGTACTGAATGATGCCCGAAAAGGCGGTGGGTATGGTTACGGAAAAGGCTATGGCTATGGTTATGGCTACGGTCAGGAAAAACGAAGTTGGTTCAGCAGATTTAGAAAAAAAGCATGAGGTTTGACACCACTCCTTTCCGGCCATGACTGATAACTATCAAGTGCAGCCATTAAGCAATTCATTACTGTTACACTTTTATGTAAAGTGCACAACCATTGCAGGATGAAGTCTGCCAGTACGGTTAGTATAGGAAGTGCGCCGACCTTTATATTAATTTTAACGTATTAGGATTACATTTACCCTAATTTTTAATAGCATCAAAAAAACCTCAACAGCATGTACACAACGCCTTACCATCAAGAGGATCTTAACAAGTTTGATTTTTTAGTTACCGGAGGCGCAGGGTTCATAGGTTCAAATATTGTAGAATATTTACTGAAGTATGGTGCTAAAAAGGTGCGGGTGCTGGATAATTTCGCTACAGGCGATCATACCAATCTGCAGGAGTTTAAAGATCACCCGTCATTAGAAATAATAGAAGGAGATATACGTGATCTGGAAACCTGCCAGCGCGCCATGTCTGGTATAGATTATGTAACTCACCAGGCTGCACTGGGTTCTGTGCCACGTTCCATCAATGATCCTGTAACCACCAATGAGGTCAATATTGGCGGCTTCCTGAACATGCTGGTTGCTGCAAGAGATGCTGGCATCAGGCGCATGGTATATGCAGCCAGTTCAAGTACCTATGGCGATCATCCAGGTTTGCCCAAGATTGAAGACGAGATAGGTAATCCGCTGTCACCTTATGCAGTTACAAAGTATGTTAATGAGCTTTATGCCAGTGTTTTTTCCAGCACCTATGATTTTCATACCATAGGCTTGCGCTATTTCAATGTGTTTGGACCCAGGCAAAATCCAAAAGGCCCTTATGCAGCAGTGATACCACTTTTCATAGAGGCAGCTCTTAGCAGAGAAGCTGCCACCATTAATGGCGATGGAGAAACCAGCCGGGATTTTACCTTTGTTGAAAATGCGGTGCAAGCAAACATAAAAGCAATGCTTACACAGGGAATTAACCAGCATGAAGTTATAAATATTGCTTTTGGAGAACGTACCACACTTAATGAGCTTTGGGAAAAGATCTGTGAGCTCACTCAAACTACTTTAGAGCCAAATTACCGGGAGGAACGTGTTGGTGATGTAAAACACAGCCTGGCAAATATTACGAAAGCCAGAGAACTTATCGATTATAAACCTCAGTATTCTGTACTTGAAGGCCTATCACTGGCAGTGGACTGGTATGCGAACCC of the Flammeovirgaceae bacterium 311 genome contains:
- a CDS encoding hypothetical protein (COG3250 Beta-galactosidase/beta-glucuronidase), which produces MFYSNRVSTYCLQVFLCCLILLFGGCNDQQLNPEEKYAVRGRKVEIVLKDGSYTLMRNGEPYFIKGAGGYEHYDKIKAHGGNSVRVWHSENAQQVLDEAHRHGLTVTLGLWMKPENEGFNYYDKELVAQQYEEMRQVVLRYKDHPALLMWGLGNELNLEASNTKVWDAVNDIAEMIHEVDPDHPTTTMIVGVRTKLINLIVRKCPAIDVISINTFGALVNIPRKIRESEWKGPYVVSEFGARGYWETYATWWYAPLEQTSSEKAIFIKERYRRVISADTNLCLGGYVFYWGYKFEGTPTWYSIYTQGGEETVMAEVMRELWNGDSKKNKAPYVAYLKINDTFANDNIYLKIGETYDATVYTFDPDGDTLDVRWEVLPETFDEQGEEINDKKPAPIPDLISNGSDNKIRLLTPAQPGPYRLYAYIYDNQGHVATANVPFYVNEIGAYMKQ
- a CDS encoding Soluble ligand binding domain protein (COG1596 Periplasmic protein involved in polysaccharide export) translates to MKFRIFQLLGLLLLFASCSRNLTYFNEPDEPAAQQEHVEAVTNTSSPRIQPDDILSIKVSSLSPESNTLFNQGVISQGGGGVSGGGGSSSQSVDGYLVDSAGYIRFPILNKIKLGGLTKEQAVQKIEEALLEYLREPVVNIRFMNYRFTVIGEVGNPSTFTVQSEKVNLLTALGMAGDLTIYGKRENVLLIREEGGIRTMTRINLNSRNLLNSPYFYLQQNDVIYVEAVKARGYAANNFRANLPFVLSLISTVTILFWRISR
- a CDS encoding capsular exopolysaccharide family protein (COG3206 Uncharacterized protein involved in exopolysaccharide biosynthesis), with protein sequence MTDQDNLLLEDSEQINFKEIILKYLRYWYLFLLGTIICFGLAYLYLRYTTPQYLITTSILIKSDQQSGGLTESAVFNDIPGFKSHTNIDNEIRLLKSQSLMHRVFNELDLDVTYYGDGRIKDPELYGNKLPFRVVTNKLDSLAYGKVIKVHLKGNNSYDIEYNEKISSHKFGQRVNVGFGEFTIVSDSRLIRNGMTVRVHFNNIQRLASNYSDRLVVEKDKLAWSSALILSLVDPVPEKGKDILNKLIEVYNKEAVEDKNVIAANTIEFINERLQFLTEELTDVEKDVEEYKRERRLTNVGTEAQLYLQGRTGYDQQLSEYELQLEILNSIEDYLRREGNEVGIVPSTLSITDHTLNRLIERYNELQLERQRLLLTNKPNNPLVMNLSEQLTDLRQNILENLSNIRQSMEITRNNLQSNYAQFESKIEQVPGMEREIQAISRQQGIKEGLYLYLLQKREESALSLAATVSNSRIIDPASAGSVPVSPESTTFYLYALVFGIGMPFAFLFIRDMLNNKVQEQKDVERATSTPILGEIAHKRTGENLVVTHDSRSPVAELFRLIRANLQFANAGRSNKVMLVTSSTSGEGKTFFSINLGASLALSGKRVVVIDFDLRKPSLLHNLGMTNDFGITNYLVTENTPIKELIKPTKVSNNLYVVGAGPIPPNPAELMLLPKIGGLIDGLRQQFDYVIIDTSPVGQVADALSLAPYIDLSLYLVRYQFTEKEQVKIVNDIYRKKKLNHTMIVLNDARKGGGYGYGKGYGYGYGYGQEKRSWFSRFRKKA
- a CDS encoding UDP-glucose 4-epimerase (COG0451 Nucleoside-diphosphate-sugar epimerases) — its product is MYTTPYHQEDLNKFDFLVTGGAGFIGSNIVEYLLKYGAKKVRVLDNFATGDHTNLQEFKDHPSLEIIEGDIRDLETCQRAMSGIDYVTHQAALGSVPRSINDPVTTNEVNIGGFLNMLVAARDAGIRRMVYAASSSTYGDHPGLPKIEDEIGNPLSPYAVTKYVNELYASVFSSTYDFHTIGLRYFNVFGPRQNPKGPYAAVIPLFIEAALSREAATINGDGETSRDFTFVENAVQANIKAMLTQGINQHEVINIAFGERTTLNELWEKICELTQTTLEPNYREERVGDVKHSLANITKARELIDYKPQYSVLEGLSLAVDWYANP